DNA from Lagenorhynchus albirostris chromosome 15, mLagAlb1.1, whole genome shotgun sequence:
GACACGGAGGTCCCCCTCCCAGGCAGAGAAGCTGCCCTGGCTGGCTGCGGGGAGGGCTGGAGGTAGGTTATggggcagggagaagagaagagccCTGAAAACCTTTTCCCTTTAACctgacatatttatatatttacagttaTAAGGGGGGGGGGAGTTTGGGGTGACATTAGTTCTTCAAAGGCAGGGGATGAAAGCCCAATAGCACCCCCGACTTGGTCACATTTTCCTGCCTCCTAGCTCCTAAAACCTTCAGTGGGAAAAGGGGAAACAGGAggtagggggtggagggagggaatgtTTGAGGGTCCTGAGCCCACAGCTCACTGCAAAAGAAGGTGAGGCAGCAGAGGAGGGGCAGCTGGGTCCCACCAAGAAAAGGGCCACCGATGCCCTGCCTCTCCACCAGCTCCCCACATCTCCACGTGGCCCCGGGCGGAGGCTAGGCCAGACCCATCTCCTCCAGCACACTGCGTGGCGACTCATCCTCCTaaggcagagacagaaagagggtGATGTGGAGACGCCAGGAGAGGCAGACAGGGTGAGGGAGTGGAGGGTGGGCAAGACAGCAATCGTCAGGACAGACAGAGGAgggggaagcacagagagacacggggagggaagagagaagccaACGTGAGCCCAAGGCTGGAACAGCTGGGCACCCTTCAGGGGAGCTCTCCAGCCTCCCAGGAGCGCCTCCCAGGAGCGCCCCCCAGAGCCAACCATGGCAAGGAGTGGGGTCCAGGTTGAGTCCCCCACCACGCAGAGAACCCAAAGCCAGGAGCTTGGCGAGCAAGGGGCTCGGCCTCAGTATccgaaggggagggaggaaaactGGGACTGGGGGCTGGGAAACTGGCTttcccagggctgggggtggcagaTGGTTGGGTGCGGGGAGGGAGTAAGAAGTTGGCATCAGGTCCCCGAGGAAAGGTGGACCAGACTGCAGAGAGATGAGTCATTAGGGTCTGAGCAGAGCAGTAGCAACAGGGTGGGTGTGTGAGTGCCAGGGCACGTGCgtatgagtgtgcatgtgtgtgtgcgtgtgtgtgtgtgatgggggagCTGGACCAGTGAGATGGCAAGTTGGATTCTGCCCTTTCTCCTTCTGCAGGGAtgagccccccccccgccccccatctctCCCCCTCCTCAGAGCCAGCTCAGGCCGGCTTGCTCATCATTGCAGGTTCCGGTGACTCATCTCCCTGCACCAAGGCTCAGCAGTGGCACAGCAGAGAGGGGGCAGGCAGTAATGGCGTGAGGGCGGGGGTGCTGGATAGAAGGGAGAATCAACAACCAGGCGCCCTCGACCCCAACCCCCAAATCCCCATGGCAAAATTTTGCTTCTGAGAAGCAGAGGCtttgagtatgtgtgtgtttaaaaaaaagaaagaaagaatgacctATCATGTGCCCCTTCTCCATTTCTCTGAGCAACCCTAACTGCCGAGAGTAGCGTGGGACAAAGGCGATTTGGCTGGGATGAGACACCCTGGGTCTTGGGAGAAGGAGGGGGGAACTCGCACAGGCGGCCGTCCGCCACCCCACTACCTCCCACCCCGAGCAGTTAGGGCTTGAGGGCCAGCTGGCCAACCAGGCGCCTTGGGGGCCAGACGccacagggagggtgggaaggggcagCTGGGGCCCGCAGGCAAGGTGTCCAGAGCAGGGAGGGTGCCCTTGGCCTTGGTCCTCTTCCTCCTACCCCTCACCGTCCCGGCCCGTACCTCTTGCAGCAGGTCTGCCTGCTCGATAGCCTTCAGCACACTCTTCTTGGAGGTGTCCTGGACGTCACCCCCCATCAGAAACTCATCCAAGATGAAGTAGGCCTTCTCAAAGTTGAAGATGATGTCCAGCTCGCAAAcctgggaggagggggggaggCAGAGCTGAGTGTCAAGGTGCATCTCCACCCCACTTTTTTCTCATCACGGTTCCATGGCCTTCGTGACCACTCCTGCCCACCTTGGGTTCTTGCCCCAGGTCTATGTCCTCCCAACCCCTAGGCCTTAGTCCTTGGTttggcttttccttctccttctcttgcctCTTTCTCTGTGATCATGAGACATTAGTTGCTCTAGTCTACCCTTGACTCCTGTTGCCTTCCCCCCAGATCTGCGACACAGTTCCTACCAGAGGCTGGGCTAGCTTCCCTCCCTAGGCACAGTgacagggcagggaaggaggttCTGGATCATGGGGTAAATGACTTCGGTTCCAAGCAGCACTGTGACACTAACCAGCTAACTCTACATggcatttaatttctctgagtctcagttttctcatctgaaaatggagaCACCAACACCTACTCATAGGACGGAATGAGGAGCAATCAGGAGAACCTGAAAGCACTGTGTAAATTATTAAGTGGAATACAAATTATGGAGTTATTACTATTCCCCACCTAAGATCTGAGCTCACTGCCAGTGCCCAGACTATAGCCCAGATCAGTTAATTCAGAATCTCCAGGGGTGAGACATAGGCAtcgctattttttaaaaaaacctctctaGAAGATTCCAAAGCAAAGTCAAGGTCAGGAACCACTGATAAAAATCTGAACATGGCCTCTGTCCTTGTGTGAGAAGTTTGAGCTGAGCTCTAGATGGATTGACTAAGTGGCAGACTCtggtccccaccctcctcccccggGCTGATTAAGGGGCATGGCTAATAGGCTTAAGGCTTAAAGAGGGAGATTAACTACTGTTCTCACTGTTCCAACTTCCCCTCTCCTGAGTCTTCCAGGGCAGAGACCGGAAGGACCCCAGAGTCTGGTAAAAAGAGGGGATTGCTGCGTATAGCAATGGGTGGATGGGGAGACTTACGCTGCCGAAGTATTTGTCCAGGAGCTCCACGTACCGGTGGATCAGCTCCAGCGTGATAAGCTCGTTGTCTTGGCCCTCGATGGCGCAGCAGAAGTAGAGGCTGGCATATCTGAGGACAGGGGCACGGGAGGGATGGCTGGGACGGCTCCTGGGGCTGCTTTGGGACCCAGGCATTTTGTGCCCAAACCTCTCATTTCCTCCCATTCCCAGTCTGTGTCCCTACTGGACACAGGCGGGGTGGCCCCAGGGTGTGCAAACAGTAACTCACTCTGCCTCTTAGTGCCTCTCACAGACGCAAGCTCTTTCCCTCTCGACCTCTGACCTGTTCAGTTTGACTCAGCAAAAACCTGAGCCACGAATTCACCTGCTCAGAGGAGGAACtggtgcacgtgtgtgtgtgtgtgtgtgtgtgtgtgtgttaggaaaGTGGTGCAGGATCTATGACTGTTGAATGAGGCTGCCAGGGACGTGTGCAATAGACAAGATGGGGCCTTCGGGACAGAGGTAGGTGCATGAAGTAGGTGTCAGGCTTGAGCAAAGCCAAAAGGGAACAAGAATTTCTTCAAGGTGAATTTGGAAAGTAAAGGCGGCTGGAGTTCATCGCTGCCCTCCGGATGTCCTTAGCTCTAAGCTCTTCCTGACCTAAGGGACTGCCTATTTCTTGGCCAGGTGAACCCATCCCAGACCCCAATCAAGCAGGATCCAGGCAGGTCTGAAAGTAGGTGGGGAGTCACCTCTTATAGACAACTTTGAGGTCCCTCCACTCCAGGAAGCTGCACATCTTGGGCTTGCGAGCCAGAACGACCTGCATGAGCTCCCGAACCATCTTCTTTCGCTCCTTGTCCGAGGTGGCCAGGTACCATTTTTGTAGCCGCAGCTTCCCCTGCCGGCTGAACAGCAGCATAAATcgcatctgggggtgggggggagtcagAGCCAAGGGTCAGAGATTTGGTTCTCTGAGCTGGTTTCCTCCAGAAATACACAGCCCCAAACCCATCCCATCTACCTCTTCTCTACTCGCGGCTCCTACTTTCTTCAAAACATCAGCCCTTGCCTTCAACACTGGCTACTCCCACCAGCAGGTGCCTTTCCTTGTAGGGGGTGTCAGAGCTTCTGAGTCTGTcatttgggttcaaatcctgcctctagTAGTTGAGTAATTTGCCTTGGGCAATTACTTTATGTCTCCGGGCTTCAGTTTTTTGGTGTGtaagatggaaataataaaagtacctacTTTCCCGAGTTGTTAGGTGGGATTGAAGGAGTTGATACGTGAAAGAGTGCCTGACACGTAGGAAGCACTATAACACATtaggtatcattattattatttcctgatCTCCTGTTTCCTAATCCTGTTTTCCAAAGGTGTGTAAAATGCTATCACGGTGACAAGAAGCCCATAGCTGATGTCAGAGACGTCTGCTTTCTTTCCTGCTCTTTCTATCCACCACCACGCTGAAATCAGGTATTTTGTTCTCAAGAAGCTACCTCAATCCTCCACCCCATCCTAGCCATACACCCTTGCTGATGTCCCCAGCACACTGCCCTCCAGTGCCAGTCCTGTGCTCAGGGGTATTCTTCACATTAGCACATGGTATTGGGAGCCTCGGATTCCACCCTCTGCTCTCCTCGGCCCTCCAGGCATTTGGCCAGACatattcctcttttcctccttttaggGTGCCTCCTGCTGAATGCCTACACTTCCCCAGATACCAGGTGACCAATTTCCCTTTCAGTCCCTCAGTTTGGACACAGCCATTCAGGGTGGCTCGCCTAGGGAATGTTTATGGAACAAGCCCAGGGGGGTGGACTGGGGAGTGCAGAGCCCTCACTACCCCGTGCAACCACAGCTTCCCAGTTCGGGGGGTGGGCGGGTCCGGGTCACATCCTGGAGTCATCTCCCTCTCCCTGGAGCTTTTCTCTCCGTGTACATTACCAGGGCCGGAGTCCTGGGTGTGCGGAACAGCACTAGTTTAGACGGCTAAGGATCAGAATTCGAGAGAACTAGGGTTTTTTTGGTGGCGGGGAAGGGGAAGCGCTGCTAGCGTGGCGGGTGGTCAACAGAGGGGCACAAGGGAGCCGTGTGCGGCTACGATGGGGGGTGGGCCGGGAGCAGGAAGACGGAAGGCCCGAGTTCCGGaaagaggatggggtgggggccgGAGAGCCAAGAGCACCGGAACCGGGAAGCCAAAGCCTGGGTCCCCGAGAGCAAAACCTCGAGCTCACTTGgcttccccacctcacccccgcCTCTAGGTGAGGCAGGACGTCCACTCCTCGGACCCGGAAACTATCCCCTCGCACACACCGCCCTTCCCGCCGGCCGCCGCTGCTCTGGGCTGCACGTGGACAGAGGGTCTCGGTGACTTGCGACCCCCGCTGCCTCCCTCCGCCAACAGGCCCCGGAGCCCCCATTCCTCGGGCGACTTCCCTGcggcagtggttgggactccttGGATCGCGACCCGCGCGCTCCCCGTGGCTCCGGACGGTCCCACCGCCCCCTAgtcacctccctctctccccacaaatGCGCCCCCTCTCCGCGCCTTCTCCCTAAAGCCATTTCCAGCTGGTCTTCCTTCCGAGGCCGGCTAGCCCACCCGCCCAGGTAAGTGAGGGCCTCTGAGGACCGGAGGGAGAAAGAGCGGCTCACACCGAGGGCGGCCCCAAGGACCCCTGCAGGTGCAGCCCACGCCCCTCggttccccctcccctccctctttgcACAGCCTACCATCCTGCAGCCTCCGGCTCTGCGCGTCCCTCTTCGGCCACCGTAGGCGCCAGCTCCACTCCCGTTCTTATCCTTtcgcctccttccctccctctctcttgaaGCCCCGCCCCGTCCGCCGCGGTTCAGAGAACCAAGGCTTTGCGTACTGCGCAGGCGCCAATGCTGCGGAGCGCGCGGGCGGGGCTGGAGGTGGAGAAGCGGAAGCCATGGCAACCAGGTCCTTGACTTCAGCTTTGAGTAGCCCTGTCGTCATGGTAACAAGGCTGTCTTGTGGGCTGGttggaggatgggggaggaggacaATGAGGTCCTCGCGCTTTGGAACCTTGGGGGAGAAAGGCGGGTAAAGGGGTGAGAGGTGGATGAGGTGACCGCTGGAGTTTGTGAGGAAGTAGGGTGGTTTAATGGAAGGGGCGTGGGCGATTGAGAGGGAGCAGGGTGGGAATTGTCTGTAGGGAAGGAGGAATGACGAGGAAGGCAAAGACAAAGGGTGGTGGTAGGGCAGGCATGAGAGAAGTATGGAGCTCAGAATAGACATCTACTGGGAACATGCTAGATGCAGCAACAAAGTAAGAGAAAGGTGTAGGTAATGAGGCAGacgagaaataaaaagagaaaaggaggggcTGAAAGAAAAGTGATGtaaggaagagggggagaagCATGATTAAGgcgaaagagaaagaaataaagagaatcttaaaaagttGGCATGGGTTAAAGCTAAAAAGGGACAATCGTAACCCAGACACAAGTGTAAAGATAAGAAGGATGTAAATTGTAATACAAGCTTTTTGACTGAGGAtgtgcatgtgtgagtgtgtttatttgtgtgtgtgtgtccacgtaGTAAAGGAGTTTGCATATAAATGGATAAGAGGAAAATCTTAAATTTTGTCATGCGGAAAACTTAATGGCATATTTCTAGATAATTATTGGTAACTAATGATGCTATTGTTTTTGAGTAGCACTTGAAGCAAATGTTGGTAAGGCTCTACCTGTCTCCACTttgcattcttttcttcttactcTTTGTTATGGAGGTCATATGCTTTAGTTGCAAGGGGGTGGGCCTAATCACCTGGGATTAGGTCCTTTAACCCTCcgtttactcatttaaaaaatgaagataccgggcttccctggtggcgcagtggttgagactccacctgccgatgcaggggacacgggttcgtgccccagtccgggaagatcccacatgccgcgtagtggctgggcccgtgagccatggccgctgagcctgcgcatccggagcctgtgctccgcaacgggagaggccaaaacagtgagaggcccgtgtaccgcaaaaaaaaaaaaaaaaaaatgaagataccTACCTTGCAAGTCCGATTTGAGGCTGTATAGAAAGTATCTGACACACTGTAAACACTTGATATTGGTAGCGATTACTACTATTTGCCTTTCCCAACTTCTTTGGTCTactactttttcttcttcctttttttttggcggtacgcgggcctctcactgttgtggcctctcccgttgcggagcacaggctctggacgcgcaggctcagtggccatggctcacgggcccagccgctccgcggcatgtgggatcttcagggaccggggcatgaacccgtgtcccctgcatcggcaggcggactctcaaccactgcaccaccagggaagcccttcctcctttctttttcatctccctTTTTCCTCTGCCTATATCATAGGCTTGCCAATGGCATAGACATTGGCTGAACTATCTTGGTGTTATTTTTTAGGTCAAGAATCATATCAATAAAGCAAGTTGTCATCATGGAGTGAAAAGGAGTGGGAGTGTGTGAGAAGGGCAGaaggcaaaataataaaatgtgctcataggggagaggagaaggttGTGTATAAAGAAGTAATGAGCAGTGAGGTAAAGATGtaaagcagagggcttccctggtggtgcagtggttgagagtccgcctgccgatgcaggggacacgggttcgtgccccggtccgggaggatcccacatgccgcggagcagctgggcccgtgagccatggccgctgagcctgcgcgtccggagcctgtgctccgcaacgggagaggccacagcagtgagaggcccgcgtaccgcaaaaaaaaaaaaaaaaaaaaaaaaaaagatgtaaagcaGAGATCTAGGCAACAGCCCGAGGAAGTGTAGAAGATCTAGAGATGTAAACTCCTACACGCCTTGGAAAGATGACACTTTCTAGAATTCCTTGTCTCAACATGCCATGCCTAGCTGCAGAGAAGATAAGATTCATgagagaattgtgagaaatagGGGTTTTGCTCACGTAGAATCATAGACTCAAGTGGTTTAAACTAACTAGAAGATGATGGACCTCATTTATCTCTTTGTGGTTAGTGAATGATACACGTAGAGAATCTATGAGTTAGTGGGTCCAATGAGCTTGTGTCTGCACATGAGTTCGGATTTGACGCAGTGGGCAGTTGGGAGTCATTGTAGTTGTCTGAGCTGCTGAATAACTTGGTGAAAACAGCTTTGAAAAAGTTAATCTTACAGTAATATGGGGGATGATTTGAAAGGACAAATGGAAGGCTGGAAGATCATCTAGGAGGCAGTTTTGGGAATCTAGGCACAAAAATGAAATGGAGAGGGACAAATCGGAGAGATACCTGTAATGGGCCAATCACCTGAATTTAGAACTCATCTAagtagagaaggaagaagaatcaAAGATGAGTCTGGAGAATTAGTGGTGCCAtttgtataaatggaaaaatagaataGGTGAGAATCTCCCTCATTAGTATGGATGGTGTTTTTATTGTTATCCTGCGAAGCCCATGCTGACATCTCCCCaagccttccctcttccctcatcTGGTTGGAGCGGTGGTTCCTGCGGTGGGTGGAAGGGTGATCCACGTGGCCTCAAAGCCTTTCATTTCTGAGTCTATgatctgtgtttctctctcttgtGATGATGCTCCCtgccaccttttttttaaaatttattatttacttatttatttttggctgcattgggtcttcgttgctgcgcgcgggccctCTCTAGCGCAGCGAGCCGGCGCTACCCCTCGCggcggtgggcgggcttctcatttggtggcctctcccgttgtcaAGCACGGGCTCCAGCAGccgcagcacgcaggctcagtagttgtggctcgcgggctccagagtgcaggctcagcagctgtggcgcacgggcccagctgctccgcagcatgcgggatccgcccggaccagtgcttgaacccgtgtcctctgcatcggcaggcggattcccaaccactgcgccaccggggaagcccccgcCACCATTTTTGGTGTATTCTTTAAGTACTCATTGTTCCCTGATGATGTCATTTGCACTcatctctgggtttttttttttaacttcttgttTTTAACTAAGCAGTTGGTACCTTATCATATGCTATTCCTAAGGGTCCTGAATACTTTCTGTGGTAGATGTTTGccattttttttcacttccctGGCTCTAAACCCCCTTCCTAGGGTTTCAGAATCCCCACCTTACGAGTCTAAGGGGAGGTAGAGCAGCCTCCCAGTGTAGCATTTGAATTTCCCAGATATTCCCTTTGGCAGCCCTCTTTGTGCCCACAGCATGGGCATGTCTGCTGGATTCGGCCAGTCTTTACTCTCACCTGGACTTTGGTCCAGGAAGGAATGAGGGGGGATGGGGTGACGAGGATAGGTAAGACTCTGGCAGAGGGTCAGAGGACAAAACCTAGGGCGCAGGTGGAGTGGCGCCAATGGCAGTGTCCCGTACCAGTAATAGGTAGGGTGGGGGTACCTGGTGATTTGTAATTTGGGGCTCTGTCTCTAGTGTGAGACCTCCTGCTGGTTCTCTGGCCCTCCTGGCAATTCCCTGAGCTccccagtttccttttctgcttcatTTAGCCAGAGTTGGTTTCAGTTCCTGGTAACAAAGGACTCTGACTGGTAAACTAGGTAATCATGCCACACTGTCTGTTGATGAAACATGTGAGTTGTAAGCTCCTCTTGGGACAGTGTCTTactcatgttttatttctttacagcacctagcacagtgcttgttGATTGGCTTCAATTATGATTGGTATACGTGGTTACCTAATCGAGATATTTAAATCTTACCTCTCACCCCAAATATGCTAAATTCTAATTTTCTATATAATAGTACATATTTAATATCTATTATTCCTGCTAGAGGATAGACTGCCTTCCTTTGTTGTTTCTcctgtgcctagcacagtgcccagcacacagcaggtaCCCAAGTGTTGTTGAAGAAAGGTACACCGGATCCTCCACTTGAAAATTTCATTGTCATCTCAAACTTCACTTGCCCCAAATGAGTAACTTCCTTCCGCCTTCCCCTGAAACCATCCCATTTCTTGGTTTCCCATTGTGGTCAACATCGCCACCTTTTCCTAAGTTTGCAGACTATCAGCCTGGGACATGAAGGATCACAAAAAGCATGGCTTATTCAAGGGACGTAGGTCAGACCTGCCTGATAGACCAGGAGAGCGTATGGAAAAAGGGGAGACGGGCTGGGTTATCAGAGGAGGGAGGCAGCAGTCTGAAAACCAACTTGATGACTTGGGAGTTCATTCTCAGGCACGTCCCTGGAACCTGCCttgctattatttttcctttgtgattttgtTCATATTGTTTTCTGGAATGCGCTGCCATTCGCTCCCCACAGACCCAAATCCACCTTATTCATCCTTTAAGATGGAACAAAGCAGCCGGTCCTGATGACCCTTTACACTCCAGTGGTCATTTCTAGAATATTTCTTTCAACCATTTTTGCAGTGATTCCCGTAACATTTCAGCTTTTTGGTGAGTATTCTCCGCAGATGCTGGCAGACCTCATTTAACTGCGCTCTGCTTTACTGTGCTTCTCAGATACTGagtattttacaaattgaaggtttgtacTGTAGCAACCCTGCACTGAGCAAGTCTtctggcgccatttttccaacagcatttgttcacttcatgcctctgtgtcacattttggtaatgcttgcaatatttcaaactttttcatgattattatctttgttatggtgacctgtgatcagtgatctttgttaCCACTGtggtaactgcagatgtggtagaaatggcaagaaaactagaattagaagtggagcctgaagatgtgactgaactgCTGCCATCTTGCAATAAAACTTTCATGGTGAGGAGTTGTTTCTtctggatgagcaaagaaagcgGTTTCTTGAGATGggatctactcctggtgaagatgctgtgaagaccaTTGAAATGACAGGAAAGGAATGAGAGTatgacataaacttagttgataaagcagcggCAGGATTTGAGGGAATTGACTCcgattttgaaagaagttctactctgggtaaaatgctatcacaCAGCATTGCaggctacagagaaattgtttgtGAAAGGAAGAATCAATCAATGCAGTCaatcactgttgtcttattttaagaaattgacacAGCCGTCGcaaccttcagcaaccatgaccctTATCAGTCAGCAGCCATGCATCAAGACAggaccctcaaaaaaaaaaaaaaaaaaagacaggaccCTCCACCAGCAGAAGATTACAATTACTGGCTCAGATGATGgtcagcattttttagcaataaagtatttataaagtaagtgtatctccgaggtatgcctgtacttgaGAGTAAGAAACATCGATCACTTACAtgattgttgtttttttggcCTGCGCtgagcatgagggatcttagttccctgaccagagatggaacccgcTCCCTCTGCAGAGTCTtaataaccactggaccgccagggaagtcactCACTTACT
Protein-coding regions in this window:
- the AP1S1 gene encoding AP-1 complex subunit sigma-1A — protein: MMRFMLLFSRQGKLRLQKWYLATSDKERKKMVRELMQVVLARKPKMCSFLEWRDLKVVYKRYASLYFCCAIEGQDNELITLELIHRYVELLDKYFGSVCELDIIFNFEKAYFILDEFLMGGDVQDTSKKSVLKAIEQADLLQEEDESPRSVLEEMGLA